In the genome of Coraliomargarita algicola, one region contains:
- a CDS encoding sulfatase-like hydrolase/transferase, which translates to MQAKSTAPNFLVILTDDQSWVGTSTLMDPSNSDSKSDYYQTPHMDRLLNNGMRFSRGYTSTYCVPSRRALQSGQTSARHWYNNAPQKKWTVDYLKQMSIPKLLKSIDPNYKTAHLGKWHLHADKPEPELMGYDLSDGYTTNDEGHAPSTLKTPIGIPGIVDDPKMIFDLSRRGCKFMQQQVAEGNPFYLQISEYAVHLKIEYRQSVNDAIKNSKLGAKHTIPEFRSMIEDMDRGIGIVLDEIERLGIEDNTYIIFLSDNGGRKSIPINGQNALFSPAGLSRNAPLAQAKHEVYEGGIRVPFCITGPGIEAGAVSNVPVSIVDILPTIADLAGFQGDLGPNIDGGSFAPLAKQMSERVDRPNPFIVVHAKRGTPRNTTVKNSKRYVMQSCLIQGDDKLIKFWDKNGTEDIIELYDLSTDIGEEQNLAVAHPEKAAQLEQLLDNYLTQADAKTRSM; encoded by the coding sequence ATGCAGGCAAAATCGACTGCGCCCAACTTTCTCGTAATCTTGACAGATGATCAAAGTTGGGTCGGCACATCGACTCTAATGGACCCATCGAATTCCGATTCGAAAAGTGATTACTATCAGACACCCCATATGGATCGCCTACTAAATAATGGCATGCGTTTTTCACGCGGCTACACTTCAACCTATTGCGTACCATCACGACGTGCACTCCAAAGTGGGCAAACAAGTGCCCGCCATTGGTATAACAATGCGCCGCAAAAAAAATGGACAGTCGATTATCTAAAACAGATGAGCATCCCAAAGCTGCTAAAATCAATCGATCCTAATTACAAAACAGCCCACTTAGGTAAATGGCACCTTCACGCCGACAAACCAGAGCCAGAGTTAATGGGCTATGATCTCAGCGACGGCTACACCACAAATGATGAAGGACACGCGCCTTCTACATTAAAAACCCCCATAGGCATCCCAGGCATTGTAGATGATCCGAAAATGATTTTCGACCTCAGCCGCCGCGGTTGCAAATTCATGCAACAGCAGGTTGCCGAAGGCAATCCCTTCTACTTACAGATCTCCGAGTATGCGGTTCATTTGAAAATCGAATATCGCCAATCCGTTAACGATGCGATCAAGAATTCAAAACTCGGTGCTAAACATACTATACCTGAGTTTCGCTCCATGATCGAAGATATGGACCGGGGTATTGGAATCGTTCTAGACGAAATAGAACGCCTAGGCATTGAAGATAACACCTATATCATTTTCCTTAGCGATAACGGTGGACGTAAATCAATACCAATCAACGGACAAAATGCATTATTCAGTCCGGCAGGCCTGAGCAGAAATGCTCCCCTTGCCCAGGCCAAGCACGAGGTTTACGAAGGTGGTATCCGTGTGCCTTTTTGTATCACGGGTCCTGGCATCGAAGCAGGAGCCGTGAGCAATGTGCCCGTTTCAATCGTCGACATCCTACCAACTATCGCCGACTTGGCTGGCTTTCAAGGGGACTTGGGCCCCAACATTGATGGTGGTTCTTTTGCACCATTAGCAAAACAAATGTCTGAGCGAGTAGATCGCCCAAATCCCTTCATTGTCGTCCACGCCAAACGTGGCACCCCTCGAAATACAACCGTAAAGAATAGCAAAAGATACGTAATGCAAAGTTGCCTAATCCAAGGAGACGATAAGTTGATCAAATTCTGGGATAAGAATGGAACTGAAGATATTATAGAACTCTATGATCTTTCGACAGATATCGGGGAGGAGCAGAATTTGGCTGTAGCTCATCCTGAAAAAGCAGCTCAACTCGAGCAGTTACTCGACAACTACCTCACTCAAGCAGA